A window from Candidatus Methylomirabilota bacterium encodes these proteins:
- a CDS encoding HEPN domain-containing protein, with protein sequence MTSRAEDWFRQALRDLQLARAALERETFEWAAFAAQQSAEKAVKALYQRLGGDARGHAVSRLLGELPPGARPGDELIETAKELDKHYITPRSPNSYPEGAPMDFYTRAEAERAIAAAERVIEHCKDHVFR encoded by the coding sequence GTGACGTCGCGCGCCGAGGACTGGTTCCGCCAAGCTCTTCGTGACCTTCAGCTTGCCCGCGCCGCACTGGAGCGCGAGACGTTTGAGTGGGCGGCGTTCGCCGCGCAGCAATCAGCAGAGAAGGCGGTGAAGGCGCTGTATCAGCGGCTCGGTGGCGACGCCCGCGGTCACGCGGTGAGCCGGCTTCTCGGGGAGCTCCCACCAGGCGCCCGGCCAGGCGACGAGCTCATCGAGACGGCCAAGGAGCTCGACAAGCACTACATCACGCCCCGGTCTCCGAACTCGTACCCGGAAGGGGCGCCGATGGACTTCTACACCCGGGCCGAAGCGGAGCGGGCGATCGCAGCAGCGGAGCGAGTGATTGAGCACTGTAAGGATCACGTATTTCGATAA